A genomic window from Gossypium hirsutum isolate 1008001.06 chromosome D12, Gossypium_hirsutum_v2.1, whole genome shotgun sequence includes:
- the LOC107921003 gene encoding protein trichome birefringence-like 18 encodes MHPNDFHQLNHSFHNCLFSNLSKSVLQDYNLAKLELSQGDFKTASENHSLVFKQEVPSAMGNSTIIERWWFVTFASFIVVLLLFLNHSPGNNNISVLQNLTMPIEAFNGFPMHKQSPMPPSVPLSGLQNSKPALPCLQTANLPDLSDSVKQATTSFQQPSGLGDAKPSELSDKIEARTADSSLVSVLEAQNQEQPKDNDDEVPVTMEEGRKCNIFEGKWVYDPKESPLYDSAMCPFLSETTSCRRNGRPDKEYEKWRWEINECKIPR; translated from the exons ATGCATCCAAACGATTTCCATCAGTTAAACCACAGCTTCCACAATTGCCTCTTTAGCAATCTTTCCAAGTCTGTCCTTCAGGACTATAATTTGGCCAAGTTGGAGTTAAG CCAAGGTGATTTCAAGACAGCTTCAGAAAACCATAGCCTTGTGTTCAAGCAAGAAGTGCCATCAGCCATGGGCAATTCCACCATCATTGAAAGATGGTGGTTTGTAACGTTTGCAAGTTTTATAGTTGTTCTTCTATTGTTCCTCAACCACAGCCCTGGTAACAACAATATATCAGTACTTCAAAATCTAACAATGCCGATTGAAGCTTTCAATGGCTTCCCCATGCACAAGCAATCTCCAATGCCCCCAAGC GTTCCTTTATCAGGCTTGCAAAACTCAAAACCAGCCTTACCATGTTTGCAAACTGCAAACTTACCAGACTTATCTGATAGTGTGAAGCAAGCAACCACTTCGTTCCAGCAGCCCTCAGGTTTGGGAGATGCAAAACCATCAGAATTGAGTGATAAAATTGAAGCACGAACAGCAGATTCTTCTCTGGTTTCTGTGTTGGAGGCGCAAAATCAAGAACAACCCAAGGACAATGATGACGAGGTACCGGTGACAATGGAGGAAGGAAGAAAATGCAACATCTTCGAAGGAAAATGGGTTTACGATCCTAAGGAAAGTCCTCTATATGATTCAGCGATGTGTCCATTTTTAAGCGAAACAACGAGTTGCAGAAGGAATGGACGACCGGACAAGGAATATGAGAAATGGAGGTGGGAAATTAATGAGTGTAAGATTCCACGGTAA
- the LOC107930730 gene encoding protein OPI10 homolog, giving the protein MFLVVLDSARHFSFLKLRPCFAVGKPHKTLLGERQKTQGRRMFGVVFPNRSFPMDISSFTQIDTFHWVLDMNTFVGESYHQIGDMCIFLLNNFTLPPDKALAVYVQSPGSPFVFCGAVTLQRPSAVLSLIWPEPGGQMQLTAPDSAAPSAKIGVSVEDLVALPSLDVAAEKKIERMALKVGENLFNFMQSFCGVDGSKLVVPMDILDRWFKKFQEKAKRDSDFLKGFAL; this is encoded by the coding sequence ATGTTCTTAGTTGTTCTGGATTCTGCTAGACATTTCTCATTTCTCAAACTCAGACCTTGCTTCGCTGTCGGAAAACCACATAAAACCTTGCTTGGCGAAAGGCAAAAGACACAAGGCAGAAGAATGTTCGGAGTGGTATTCCCCAACCGAAGCTTCCCAATGGACATCTCTAGCTTCACCCAAATTGATACCTTCCATTGGGTGCTCGATATGAACACTTTCGTTGGCGAATCCTACCATCAAATTGGTGATATGTGCATCTTCCTCTTGAACAACTTCACTTTGCCCCCAGATAAGGCTTTGGCTGTCTACGTCCAGTCCCCTGGTTCTCCCTTCGTTTTCTGCGGCGCCGTCACTCTTCAACGTCCCTCCGCCGTGCTTTCCCTGATTTGGCCTGAGCCTGGAGGGCAGATGCAGTTGACTGCTCCTGATTCCGCCGCGCCTTCCGCCAAGATTGGTGTGTCGGTGGAGGATCTGGTTGCGTTGCCGTCCTTAGATGTGGCTGCTGAGAAGAAGATCGAACGCATGGCGTTGAAAGTTGGGGAAAACTTGTTCAACTTTATGCAGTCGTTCTGTGGTGTTGATGGGTCTAAGTTGGTAGTCCCTATGGACATTTTGGATAGATGGTTTAAGAAATTTCAGGAGAAAGCCAAGCGTGATTCTGATTTCTTGAAGGGTTTTGCCTTGTAA
- the LOC121224601 gene encoding protein trichome birefringence-like 1 — protein sequence MLGIGSSGLRKWKDADIMVFNTGHWWANRLRWDFFGYKRKVFADMKIETAFKVAMKTWARWVEKNVDTSKTTVYFRGMSPPHFGKNWCYKSTRPIMDESYKLTFGKSLKEIVEQTLQAMRTPVKYLNITRLSQYRVDAHSSIYATKQGKFLVLRKQKPPTMVADCSHWCLPGVPDTWNHLLYASMVLERSKSISTTLNILT from the exons ATGCTCGGAATCGGGTCTTCAGGGCTGAG GAAATGGAAAGATGCAGATATTATGGTGTTCAACACTGGTCACTGGTGGGCGAACCGCCTAAG GTGGGATTTTTTTGGATACAAGAGGAAGGTGTTTGCTGATATGAAAATCGAAACAGCATTTAAGGTTGCAATGAAGACTTGGGCTCGTTGGGTAGAGAAAAACGTGGACACTAGCAAAACAACAGTGTACTTCAGGGGTATGTCTCCGCCGCATTTCGGGAAAAACTGGTGCTATAAATCAACCAGGCCCATCATGGATGAGTCCTACAAGTTGACATTCGGTAAATCACTGAAAGAAATTGTAGAGCAAACGCTTCAAGCCATGAGGACACCGGTAAAATACTTGAACATCACAAGGCTCAGCCAGTATCGAGTCGATGCACATTCTTCCATTTACGCAACGAAGCAAGGGAAGTTTTTGGTTTTGAGAAAGCAGAAGCCCCCTACAATGGTGGCGGATTGCAGCCATTGGTGTTTGCCTGGTGTTCCTGATACATGGAACCACCTGCTTTATGCATCTATGGTGTTAGAAAGATCCAAGAGCATTTCTACTACATTAAATATATTAACATGA